TGACGCTGGAGGAGGGCAAACCGCTGGCCGAGGCGCGCGGCGAGATCGACTACGCCGCCAGCTTCGTCCGCTGGTTCGCAGATGAGGGACGCCGGGCCAGTGGCGAGACCATCCCCAGCCATCTGCCCGGGCGCCGCCTGAGCACCGTGCGCCGACCGGTGGGGGTCACCGCCGCGATCACGCCCTGGAACTTCCCCTCGGCGATGGTCACGCGCAAGGCCGCCGCCGCCCTCGCCGCGGGCTGCCCGATGATCGTGCGCCCAGCGAGCGAAACGCCGTTCTCGGCGCTGGCGCTGGCGCGTCTGGCCGAGCGCGCCGGGATTCCCGGCGGCGTGTTCCAGGTCGTCACCGGCGACGGGCGCACGCTCGCCGCCGAGCTGATGCGCGACGTGCGCGTGCGCGCGCTCAGCTTCACCGGCTCCACCGAGGTCGGCAAGGCGCTGATCCGCCAGTCGGCGGACACGGTCAAGCGCCTGACCCTCGAACTCGGCGGCAACGCGCCGTTCGTGGTGTTCGACGACGTCGATCTGGATGCCGCCGTCGCGGGCGCGCTCGCCGCTAAGTTCCAGACCTCCGGCGAGGACTGCCTGGCGGCCAACCGCATCCTGGTGCAGCGGCCGCTCTACGCACGCTTCCTCGAACGCTTCGCCGCCGCCACGGCACGCCTGCGCGTCGGTCACGGCTTGGCCGAGGATACCGAGATCGGCCCGCTGATCGACGAACGCGCGGTGGCCAAGGCGGCGGCCCACGTGGCCGATGCGCGCCGGCTCGGCGCCCGCGTGCTGGCCGGCGGCGAGGCCCTCGGCGGCCATTTCTATGCGCCGACCGTGCTCGCCGACGTGACCCCTGAGATGGCCGTGTTCCGCGAGGAGACCTTCTCGCCGGTCGCCGCGGTGATGCCC
The Acidihalobacter prosperus DNA segment above includes these coding regions:
- a CDS encoding NAD-dependent succinate-semialdehyde dehydrogenase, whose translation is MAEAAINREFDTRLADPELWNERDWVAGEWVAEGGRIPVVDPATGKTLGHVPAAGPATMRRAIDAAAAALPAWAALTPDERAERLLAWYEGMRGHREDLARIMTLEEGKPLAEARGEIDYAASFVRWFADEGRRASGETIPSHLPGRRLSTVRRPVGVTAAITPWNFPSAMVTRKAAAALAAGCPMIVRPASETPFSALALARLAERAGIPGGVFQVVTGDGRTLAAELMRDVRVRALSFTGSTEVGKALIRQSADTVKRLTLELGGNAPFVVFDDVDLDAAVAGALAAKFQTSGEDCLAANRILVQRPLYARFLERFAAATARLRVGHGLAEDTEIGPLIDERAVAKAAAHVADARRLGARVLAGGEALGGHFYAPTVLADVTPEMAVFREETFSPVAAVMPFDDEAEAIRLANDTEYGLVAYCYTRDLARAARVGDALDYGMLAVNCVKLTGPPIPFGGVKQSGQGREGSRHGLDEYSEIHYTCLALPA